A DNA window from Candidatus Binatia bacterium contains the following coding sequences:
- a CDS encoding LysE family translocator has product MTFPFAFMIGFSVASIPGPTGVLIATQTLRHGAGAGLVTMTAPLALDVFVMMPLGLFLQTSLFTGSGAVVLGLGGAAFLLWLGVESIRAGIKHVNTIRAPGAAPADSKRELSPFLKGLVTHVTSPYPYLYWSTVGGSFILQGFADGGIAGASLFPVGFWVGTTSFTLILIYLVAHGKRLLPPRVEPYFHHISGALLIGSGIYLGFAVWHGLF; this is encoded by the coding sequence GTGACTTTTCCGTTCGCCTTCATGATCGGCTTTTCGGTCGCCTCCATCCCGGGCCCGACCGGCGTTTTGATCGCGACTCAAACTCTCCGCCACGGCGCCGGAGCCGGGCTCGTCACCATGACGGCGCCGCTCGCGCTCGACGTATTCGTTATGATGCCGCTGGGACTCTTCCTGCAGACTTCTCTCTTCACCGGCAGCGGCGCCGTTGTTCTCGGTCTCGGCGGCGCGGCTTTTTTATTGTGGCTGGGAGTGGAATCGATTCGCGCGGGGATCAAACATGTGAACACCATCCGCGCGCCAGGCGCGGCACCGGCCGACAGCAAACGGGAATTGAGTCCTTTCCTAAAAGGGCTCGTCACTCACGTCACGAGTCCTTATCCATACCTCTACTGGTCGACCGTCGGCGGCTCGTTCATCTTGCAGGGCTTTGCCGACGGCGGCATCGCCGGCGCATCGTTGTTTCCCGTCGGTTTTTGGGTTGGGACTACAAGCTTCACGCTGATCCTTATCTATCTAGTCGCGCACGGAAAAAGACTGCTGCCACCCCGAGTCGAACCGTATTTTCACCACATATCCGGCGCCCTGCTGATCGGAAGCGGCATTTACTTGGGCTTCGCCGTGTGGCACGGTCTATTCTAA